The Streptomyces sp. NBC_01142 genome has a window encoding:
- a CDS encoding GNAT family N-acetyltransferase, whose protein sequence is MRFTGEGLAPGQVNVAYGLYPSWRGRGLATRAVVLASRYAASEGGQEAVIQVEPENPASAAVARRAGFTPGKQPHSKDGSRFHWYIRGLRVALQ, encoded by the coding sequence TTGCGGTTCACAGGGGAGGGCTTGGCTCCCGGCCAGGTGAATGTCGCCTACGGCCTCTATCCGTCCTGGAGAGGGCGTGGCCTGGCTACCCGCGCGGTCGTCCTGGCGTCCCGGTACGCAGCCAGTGAGGGTGGGCAGGAGGCGGTGATCCAGGTAGAGCCGGAGAATCCCGCATCCGCCGCCGTCGCGCGGCGGGCAGGATTCACCCCCGGCAAGCAGCCGCACAGCAAGGACGGCTCACGGTTCCACTGGTACATCCGGGGCCTGCGCGTCGCTCTCCAGTGA
- a CDS encoding N-acetyltransferase, protein MSLPRTGVAEVVVPVLVRDLTPTDLPACTWSGSTAHLMQVERELVRAAAGDVDYLAVCTPADVPVAIGGIDYRVTAGVGTLWQLGVLPALQSCGLGTMLIRAAEDRISSRGLHRAELAVEESNPRARALYERLGYLAHGRRPDAWDVQAPDDSLLRYETMCTLMHKDLS, encoded by the coding sequence ATGAGTCTTCCTCGTACCGGGGTGGCCGAGGTTGTCGTGCCAGTCCTCGTCCGTGACCTGACGCCCACTGATCTGCCGGCCTGTACGTGGTCCGGCTCGACCGCCCATCTGATGCAGGTGGAACGGGAGTTGGTACGCGCGGCAGCGGGGGATGTGGACTATCTGGCGGTGTGCACCCCGGCCGATGTTCCGGTGGCGATCGGAGGCATCGACTACCGGGTCACGGCCGGCGTAGGCACACTCTGGCAGCTCGGGGTACTCCCGGCCCTGCAGTCGTGTGGTCTGGGCACCATGCTCATCCGGGCCGCGGAGGACCGCATCAGCTCACGCGGCCTGCACAGGGCCGAGCTCGCGGTGGAGGAGAGCAATCCACGAGCCCGGGCCCTGTACGAGCGACTGGGCTACCTGGCCCACGGTCGCCGACCGGACGCCTGGGACGTCCAGGCGCCGGACGACTCACTGCTCCGGTACGAGACCATGTGCACGCTGATGCACAAGGACTTGTCGTAG
- a CDS encoding IS110 family transposase yields the protein MLDTGEIAVFLGLDVGKGDHHGHGLTAGGKTVYDKRLPNSEPKLRAVFDKLTARFGRVLVIVDQPASIGALPLAVARDAGCHVAYLPGLAMRRIADLYPGEAKTDARDAHVIADAARTMPHTLRALELADETAAQLTVLTGFDQDLAAEATRTSNRLRGLLTQFHPSLERVLGPRLDHQAVTHLLERFGSPAALRKAGRRRLVNLIRPKAPRMAERLVDDIFDALDEQTVVVPGTGTLDVVVPSLARSLAAVHEQRRALEAQIGELLESHPLSQVLTSMPGVGVRTAATLLVTIGDGTSFPTAAHLASYAGLAPATRSSGSSIHGEHAPRTGNRLLKRAMFLSAFAALHDPASRTYYERQRARGKTHTQALLRLARHRISVLFAMLRDGTFYESRTPETATA from the coding sequence GTGCTCGACACCGGTGAAATCGCGGTCTTCCTCGGCCTGGACGTCGGCAAGGGCGACCACCACGGCCACGGCCTGACAGCGGGCGGCAAGACCGTCTACGACAAGCGGCTGCCCAACAGCGAGCCGAAACTGCGGGCCGTGTTCGACAAGCTCACGGCCAGGTTCGGCCGCGTGCTGGTCATCGTGGACCAGCCCGCATCGATCGGCGCCCTGCCGCTCGCGGTGGCCCGGGACGCCGGCTGCCACGTGGCCTACCTGCCAGGGCTGGCGATGCGGCGGATCGCCGATTTGTATCCCGGTGAGGCCAAGACCGATGCCCGCGACGCGCACGTGATCGCGGACGCCGCCCGCACCATGCCTCACACCCTGCGGGCCCTGGAACTGGCCGACGAGACCGCGGCCCAGCTTACCGTCCTGACCGGCTTCGACCAGGACCTCGCCGCCGAGGCTACCCGCACCAGCAACCGGCTCCGCGGCCTGCTCACCCAGTTCCACCCGAGCCTGGAGCGAGTACTGGGGCCCCGCCTGGACCACCAGGCTGTGACGCACCTGCTGGAACGCTTCGGCTCGCCCGCCGCCCTGCGTAAGGCCGGACGCCGCAGGCTCGTGAACCTGATACGGCCCAAGGCCCCGCGCATGGCCGAACGCCTGGTGGACGACATCTTCGACGCGCTCGACGAACAGACCGTCGTGGTCCCGGGCACCGGCACCCTGGACGTGGTCGTGCCCTCGCTGGCCCGCTCGCTGGCCGCCGTCCACGAACAACGACGCGCTCTGGAAGCCCAGATCGGCGAGCTGCTTGAGTCGCACCCTCTTTCCCAGGTCCTGACCTCGATGCCCGGAGTCGGTGTCAGGACCGCCGCCACCTTGCTGGTCACCATCGGCGACGGCACCTCGTTCCCCACTGCCGCCCACCTTGCCTCCTACGCCGGCCTCGCCCCGGCAACGAGGTCCTCCGGATCCTCCATCCACGGCGAACACGCCCCCAGAACAGGCAACCGGCTCCTGAAACGGGCCATGTTCCTCTCCGCGTTCGCCGCCCTGCACGACCCCGCCTCCCGCACCTACTACGAACGGCAAAGAGCCCGCGGCAAGACCCACACACAGGCCTTGCTCCGCCTCGCCCGCCACCGCATCAGCGTGCTGTTCGCCATGCTCCGCGACGGCACCTTCTACGAATCCCGCACCCCCGAGACAGCCACCGCATGA